Below is a genomic region from Henckelia pumila isolate YLH828 chromosome 3, ASM3356847v2, whole genome shotgun sequence.
atatttttagtacaagttatttttaattacgtgtgcatatatgtatgtattactCGTTATTttccccatattcttgctgggcccctaggctcactacatctacttggtgcaggtttatgttatcattgagattgaggggcaagactatcgagcgaactgcgatgcgggcacggcaccTCCCTCCGACCTGTGCCAGTCTTTCGCATAGTTACTCgaatttatatgttatgaagcatttattttgcttatttgacAAATGTATAAGTAATGTTTTGTTAGAATTATttttgggcatgtaaacattaGATTTTTAAACTTTTGGATATTTGATAAGTCGAATCTCTTTCTTGGGTTCTCGTTCttttctcggtctagtttaCTTGTGTCGCTGGTTGTTTAtttctttcattttattttatttgctgtCTGAGACAGACGGGTTTTCACATAAACAAATAGGTTatgccaaaatttttatttaatttaaaatttttgtaaatccgtattttttatttagtttaatttaaagtagaaTTAGATTTGTTTCAAGAAAAAGCGACACACAAACAACAGAACCACACACAAGTACACTTTCAAAGAGGCTTGAGACACggatttgagacgtgggagcgaaagacagggataatcgaatcaaaagacagaggaaattcatctggggacggagaatcaactctactctgtgatttttattatctgccttgatttataatgagatttttgaatatgtctatgtgtttaattatttcattataaacatATTGGTTGTTTCTAGATATTGACGGATCTTGATgggagtttcatgttttgactattattttgcctactattatttattcttaacaatttatttgtgtattcctgttttgattgtctttcaattacttgatcaataattgaattgctatctttatttgaaatctggcactcgggagataagattttgaatagaatcataggaaaacacaacctaggatttttgtagagttcGTAAAGGCCAACAAGTTactttgaggtcattgaaagagaaccatagaacatgattaaatttttttgttggttgatttttgatagggatatcgaaattagcattaTAATAACAACATTTACTTGGCATTCGGGAGAGACAGTAAATAAtaattaagggttcttggcctataaattggaatagatgatataatcaattgatatgaattgtatgaatgaaaattgagtgatatcttgtatctagaacccaTCTCAGATCAtgtacccaaagccatccttgaaattctagattctttattttattttactttattgaattttaaactttgattttttaaacaaagttgagattattttaattatagtatttagtgtgaatataaattttcaatcctcgtgggaacgatactctactcacactttattaaaatttgacaccgtgcacttgcgggcacaaaattacgcaacaattTTTttgcgccgttgtcggggattgatttaatttattgtgcaCTAATACTGTTAacaagtgatcttgattttgatttagaattattattttttattttctatttattattatcattattttttggattaatttattttgttttgtctaTGTCTGCAGTTTATTCACAGATCTTAAAGTTTTGAAAGTGCAGACGCAGTCAGGCTaaggactataaactaagcgctgcttgggaggcaacccaagagtttttagtattatttatttattatttttatttattttaatgtatttaCTTCTTAAAGTTTTGTCCCTTGTCATTTTTTTAGGATGTGTGGAGATGAATTTGGGTGGTGTTACCCCTACTATACCCCAATGCGATGCAAATAACGATGAAAAATATGACGACTATTGATAGTCGTTGTCACAGGTATGAGCATTTCTATGCTATTTCATTTGTTtattgtacattgaggacaatacAGGACTGCTAAATTTGGtatttactagcaagtgcactaggtcaagtaatagtaagtggatAGAGAGGcgaagtatcgatcccacatggactgttgtcaattctcaaaaattaattattttacttaatctagacaaaatcataaaaataaatttgatttaaataaaataagaatttaaaataaaaactgcttaaaaataagaattaaaatagttgaaataaaaatttaattaaaacaaaacaaccaagacacacgtaggtaccgaacaaatcatgtaacatgtagtcgattcaaaattcagatttaatcttaaattacgggaattctcctaacttattcaaatgtctatttctagaacaatcaaacctattcaaatatttacggattaatctttcgcaattcaaatcaaatttgaatgcattaaatatttgtaaaaattcagtttacactcaaaccgcacactgaaatcgaattaTATTTCTAGTctgttttaccatgtgttgattattaaattgatcaaaatcaatctctcctctgtcgacttgaaaccgattaacatgcaaacaaacagttgatcagactatccacaagacaaatatgaatctaacaatcaaaaaaaataaaatcaagtctgaaaaatggcAAATAAACATTCACGTTttttacatgaatttgttcggcccaatcacgccatattggttgaagaaaaactactcaatagttgaaattataattcaataaataaaaataaagaagaacagaAGAAATTTTCTCCCAAGCTTGGAGCCTGTAGCGACCTCTCTCTGATGTCGTCTGCGTCCGAAACCTCTGGAACCCCTTTTTCTTTCTTCACTCCTATTTATACGTATTAtaaagcccaagaaataaagtccgaaaaataagagttttaaattccaaaatttctatttttttctaatcccgatctctcgctcgagcggcaacaaatctcgctcgagcgagaatagtTTTGTTCcaaaaattttttattcttgTTTTTCTCTCTTGAGCGGCAACAAGGCGTGCTCGCTCGAGCATGTGTCTGCCTCGCAATCTCTTCTCAACCATAGAAAAAACGCAGCTGGCCTAAACGAAGAGCTATCGCGCTGCCTTCCTTCTTGTTAGCACAAGTCTTGCGCCCCTccttagcgctatcgcgcttgttCTTTTCCCAACAGCGCTTCTCATGCGTTGTAGGATAGAGCGCTTCATTTCTTGAGCTATAGGATAGAGTGATAGCTCTAAATGTAGTGCTGACTTTTAGGTGCAAAATCCTACGATTTTATGAAAAACTGTGATATAAATTGAAAAGTTcttttgatcttagtgagtagaagttgaactcGGTAGAGAGTGTTTTGTAACAAGAGACCAGagttgatgattctatgaaacaAATTTGTTGCAATATTGTATCAAAATCGaggaggatagacaagattggaaaatcacacacacacgagaactctttaGAAAATTAGTGaacatgtgtattgaatctttGAATGTTAAAATTCGGAGGCTGATTACATTACTcgttattgttttgctcgggactagcaaaagtataagtttgagaaattttataagtgcaatttatgcacttaatttatatattattttacttgGCTTTTAttatgtatcgagtggattttatgcgtgttagttgttgtttttgtgagttgcaaggattggagCAAAAGtaacaagaagaagcggaaggatgAAATACGGAACAGCAACTTCAAAAAATTATTGGGAATTATTGAGATATCTAAACCCAATCTCTACCATTCATAATgaatttaggatgttttgaagctcttgtcaaaatttcagctcgatccgataGTTAGattatgagatatgaatttttaaaatttgtcgcGCGCTGCAGAATAGCACATGCTAGAGTCATGCGCGCCTGCACCTCTCAACAGGCGTGCCCGCGCTGTCATGGACGTGAAAAGAAGTGCAAATTCAAAgatcatgcgcgcccgcgccatcgcAAAGttagatttgtaattttttaagGAAGGAAAATTTGAGACTTTTTCGGGCTTTTATGTAGTGGATttgaagcacatataaaagggacttGGATGCAcataatagaaaaaaaaaaaaaaaagagccgCATAGTAGAGCCGCAGAAGAGACGCACAAATTTGATAGAATCGATAAGAGAAGAAGCGGCACCCAAACAATAGAACCACACACAACTACACTTTCAAAGAGGCTTGGGATACGGATTTGAGACATGGGAGCGAAAGACAAATcgaatcaaaagatagaggaaattcatctggggatggagaatcaactctactctgtgatttttatcatctgccttgatttattatcagatttttgaatatgtctatgtgtttaattatttcattataaacatattggttgtttctagagattgacgGATCTTGATGGGAGTTTCATATTTTGCTATTATTTTGCCTactattatttattcttaacaatttatttgtgtattccttttttgattgtctttcaattacttgatcaataactaaactgttatatttatttgaaatctggcactcgggagaggagcttttgaataggatcataggaaaacacaacctagAATTTTTGTAGAGTTCGGGAGGCctacaagttcctttgaggtcattgaaagagaaccatagaacttgattaaattgttttgttttttgatttctgatagggatatcaaaattagcattagaataataacatgtaCTCGGCGTTTGGGAGAGacagtaaataacaattaatggttcttggcctataaattgaaatagatgatataatcaattgatatgaattGTATGAATaaaaatcgagtgatatcttgtatctagaacccgtctcagatcgtgtacccaaagccatccttgaaattctagattctttatttttttattgtttattgaattttaaactttgattttctaaaaaaaattgagattattttaattacagtatttagtgtgaatataaatttttaatactcgtgggaacgatactctactcatactttattaaaacttgacatcgtgcccttgcgggcacaaaatttcGCAACAGCACGCGGCCTATTGACACCATTCCTACTTCTTTTAGACTACTCTTTGCATCGATTTTTACCTCATTCACATAACACAGCCGAGATAACTTCTGACCACCTCGAACAACTCCCACTTCTCTGCCAACCGAGAACTTAAAATTTTGATGATAAGTAGAATCCACAACTCGGATGTCACTTAAGTTATGGCGGCCCAAAATCCTATTAAAAGAAGATGGCGCATCCACCACCGTAAAGCAAGCCATCTTTGTGACGTGATGCTCTCTACTCCCCAGTGACAATGCGAGCATTATTTGACTTAGGTGTTGCAAAGCATGGACAGTGAATCCATATAGAACCGTGGTGATGGGCTCCAATTCAAACCCATATAACTTCATTTGATCCAAGGTCTCCTTGAATATAATGTTGATCGAGCTTCTCGTTCCGACAAAGATTCCGGCCACATCATAATTAGCAATGGTTAGAGATACTAACAATGGGTCATTGTGAGGTACTACCACATCTTTCAAGTCATCTCTCCCAAAGCTTATATCTGGATTGGTAGGGTAATTAGACTGAGAATTCACCTCAAAATTCTTCAGTCTATGCCTGTAGGCTTTTCGAGCTTTCCATGTGTCTCCATCTGTAGTcctttttgaaataaaatgtaTAATACCCCTATTTGGGTGATTTTCTATCCGTTCCACTTGATCTCACTGATCATTTTGGGGAGCTCTTCCTTGCTAGTTGGGTATGTTTCCTCGACCCTCATTCCTTTGGTTTCCCCATTGGGAAGCTTGGCCATGACAAGGTGGTCCAGCTCGACCCTCATCCTAGGATCCTCATGAATGATCCTTTGAACTTCATCGCCCAATATCTGGCAGTCATTAGTGAGGTGTCCATATTCTTCGTGGAACTCGCAAAATTTATTGGATGGAGGCAATCGTGGACTTCTCAAGTATCTGTCATTCCTCACACACTTGCATCGCCTTCTCCAAACTTAAAGTAAGGGGCACATAAGGGTAAGATCCCTTAGCCCGACCTTGCTCCTCCATCGCCCGCTTCTTCCATACTTCCACTTTCTCTTCTGCCTTCGCCCCTGACTTACTCTctgatgatccttccaacctccTCTGCATGTGAGAATTCTCTAGTTTCGCATATTTCTTAGCTCGGTCGAGGAGCTCATCAAAAGTTACAGAAGGTTTCTTAACCAAGGACTTAAAAAATTCTCCTCCTTTTAAACCTTGGGTGAAAGAGTTCACCAACATATCAACAGTCGCATCAGGCACCTCCAGAGCTGCTGTATTAAAGCGTTGGATATACTCTCTTAGAGGCTCAACCTTGAATTGTTTCAGGGTGAACAAACTAAGAGAGGTCTTCAAGAATTTCTTGCTACTCGCGAATTGGTGAACAAAAGCTGTGTTGAAGTCGTTAAATCTATGGATACTGCCGGGCTGCAGGAGATTGAACCACTGTTGCACCGAATTTACTAAGGTGGTAAGGAAAACCTGACATTTATTGAATCCGAATACCTGTGCAACAGGGCAGTATTTTCAAATCTCCCTAAATTCTCATTCGGATCAGAACTACCAAAATACTCCCCACTGTCGATCGTCGGAAATTCACGCGGAGCTCCTCGTTCGAAATGGCAAGGGAGAAGGGGCTTTTCTTGTGAATCGGACCAGGTCGGCCTCCCAGTTGCCGAACCAACCTCCAGAGCTCTTCCCACAGAGAATCCATTTGGTTGGGCTGACCTCCTCCTGGAGGCGGTGGAGGTGGTGGTGGCTGGTTCCAGTTAAGAGCCTCCTCCACTGTGCGGGTGATCAGCTGAGTGAGCTGATATAAAGTCAAGTTAGCCATACTTATTTCTCCGCACTGACGATTGCCATATCTATGTCTTATCTCAAAGTTTTCCACAGACGGAGCCAATTGATAATGCTCAATAATGTTATCTTCCTGGCCGAGCTAAAGGAGCTAGACCTGCATAAGCCTGCAACCAACAACAAGAGTGTCAAGAGGGGCCGAAATATGTTTTCGGCGTATCTCATCCGACGCTCAAGCAAAGCCGCCCCTGGGACAGGGGTACCAGGGCTCCTGCCCAGGgcctaaaaattttgaaaaaaattagggGCCCAAAATtctaagaatatatatatatatatatatatatatacttatatatcaaataaaataattctaaAAAAAGTCCATTATACTCAAAATGTATATCTTCACAATCTTTCAGTTCTTTCTTGTCGATCAAAAACTCACTCTATACCTATCAAAAACTTTTTCGCTCCGATAAAGAGAAAAACCGTTGCCGCCTTGCGAGACAAAGGTTTATATATTCACAATCTCACAAGAAACCCTTTCTTCTTaggtttgttaatttttttattatttttacttaGTGCATTTGTGAGTAATCATTTTTTCAAatctatttttttctttaattaatttcttAGACATAAATTTGAGTGATTATTTTTTCATGGtttgattaaaattttgtgtATTTTATGGACTTTCAAGAAATGTGTTACGTTACATGTggattttgaattaaagaaaaaatcTTCATCTCGGGTTTTATTGTTCTTATATCATTGATGATTTTGCCTCTAAAAGTGCATCAAGAAGACACTATAAATGAGTTTCctgtgttgttttttttttttgtaggaaTATATGCTACATGGATGAcgtaaaagtatttttttttttggaagaagCACTGAAGCAGTGCTCATGGAAGAAAAATTATTGATCGAAAGATAAACTTgggaaaaaatttatatttcgcCCAGGGCCTCTAGACAACAAGGATCGGCTCTGCGCTCAAGTTAGATGATAGGATAGTGAAATATAGTGAGTGATGTGTGTGCACTCAGTGAAGTTGGAATACCTAATAATGAAATTGAACCTGGTATTTATTGGAGATGCCTCTGGATTTGTTGCCTTCCTTCTTTAATTAGAATCCAAGAATATTGAGACTGCAATCCCTTGAATCTTGACTGAGATCTCGTCCAAATCTTCCCTAATGATGGAAGGTCGAATCTTTAAATGATCTAATATTCTAGCCGACCTGCCGACCTTACGTTTGATAGTCCTAAGATTAATGGCGAgggatgtagtgacccgcaattaatcaaggtaattaaggaaattaattactaaattttgcctaaaattatccgaagtggatcggaagctccgaagcacagatcggaagctccgatcgggatcggacgttccgttggaggaCCGGGCGTTCCGATCTAGAtagggctggcgtcatcaccgacgtcagcaagatgacatcactgcttacgcacgtgaggtgacatcggacgttccgatgtcacgatcggacgctccattCGCGATCGAAAGTTCTgatgagggatcggacgttccgatcgccgtctataaataaggggtccgagccctcattctgtgcaccgacttcccctcctttcctctggttttcgaaccttcttacttagatctacagagttctaggcatcctattgggaatctggaagttgtctagcgatcccggcgttgtagcggaggtgtgcttaagttttgaggcgattctacaccagcgggctgacgacggacgaaggtataatttgacttcctaaaaatatttaggagtatgaaatagcttagttaaggcttttagagcatttatagtgatgcatggacttttgcatgtgtagatgcagtagagcagacttgtaggctttggacctagacgggtgtgctaggagttgacctgcagtgttagaggtatgtaagtactgaccgagatatccggcatgatatttatacatatgtgtgtgatgaatgatgtatgtgctgtattggatatgttttactgtttttagcacatgcatatgtttttacggagactgcatcgggtatgatgtgagtcaagATAGTTTCCATCattcgaggcgattcttcctgaggattcgtgtcttgggaatatacgagtaccacgcggagtcgctctcttgcccggtactgtgtattccaggcaccatgagtaaagtgatttaaccctgatttttaaagtcatgtgcatgctcatatttgtatttatatcattgcttctgtattgagcg
It encodes:
- the LOC140889041 gene encoding uncharacterized protein — protein: MANLTLYQLTQLITRTVEEALNWNQPPPPPPPPGGGQPNQMDSLWEELWRLVRQLGGRPGPIHKKSPFSLAISNEELRVFLTTLVNSVQQWFNLLQPGSIHRFNDFNTAFVHQFASSKKFLKTSLSLFTLKQFKVEPLREYIQRFNTAALEVPDATVDMLVNSFTQGLKGGEFFKSLVKKPSVTFDELLDRAKKYAKLENSHMQRRLEGSSESKSGAKAEEKVEVWKKRAMEEQGRAKGSYPYVPLTLSLEKAMQILGDEVQRIIHEDPRMRVELDHLVMAKLPNGETKGMRVEETYPTSKEELPKMINGDTWKARKAYRHRLKNFEVNSQSNYPTNPDISFGRDDLKDVVVPHNDPLLVSLTIANYDVAGIFVGTRSSINIIFKETLDQMKLYGFELEPITTVLYGFTVHALQHLSQIMLALSLGSREHHVTKMACFTVVDAPSSFNRILGRHNLSDIRVVDSTYHQNFKFSVGREVGVVRGGQKLSRLCYVNEVKIDAKRAQNELKLEPRELQGSLNSLLRRWLRRPGNWPKVLEADGDGWGRWKEGVDVDIEKRGGKS